Proteins encoded within one genomic window of Sphingomonas cannabina:
- the trbL gene encoding P-type conjugative transfer protein TrbL yields MTDLNVIDRFLETFITYIDAGFGLLGGDVAFLTATLIGIDITLAGLFWSLGGEQDVLGRFLKKILYVGAFAFIINSFSTLGDIIFRSFAAAGLTAGGGTLSADDLLKPGRLAGIGFSAAWPLADQAGKMIGFTTFFDNFPAIAVLLFAWALVILAFFILAVQVFVTIVEFKLTALSGFVLVPFALWNRTSFLAERVLGSVVSSGIKVMVLAVIIGIGSNFFDEFTTALQGREPDIGQAMSLVLAALTLFGLGIFGPSIASGLVAGAPQLGAGAALGTTFGAAGVTMLAGAGTIGAARAVGGAAVGAVRSGTAMGAAASTAYTLGKETAAVPSVAAGLGGIARAAGGAIRQKAGSAFGIADAAEAGRDTAWAAMVGTSGNAEPAPAGTAASAAPPWARAMTRRQDLRHHRQVAIHALQQGDRGGASATPDIKEKES; encoded by the coding sequence ATGACCGACCTCAACGTCATCGACCGGTTCCTCGAGACCTTCATCACCTACATCGATGCGGGATTCGGGCTGCTGGGCGGCGACGTCGCGTTCCTCACCGCGACGCTGATCGGTATCGACATCACCCTGGCCGGGCTGTTCTGGTCCTTGGGCGGCGAGCAGGACGTGCTCGGCCGCTTCTTGAAGAAGATCCTCTACGTCGGCGCCTTCGCGTTCATCATCAACAGCTTCTCGACGCTGGGCGACATCATCTTCCGCTCGTTCGCCGCCGCCGGGCTCACCGCGGGCGGCGGCACGCTGTCGGCAGACGACCTGCTCAAACCCGGCCGGCTCGCCGGCATCGGCTTCTCCGCCGCCTGGCCGCTCGCCGACCAGGCCGGCAAGATGATCGGGTTCACCACCTTCTTCGACAATTTCCCGGCGATCGCCGTGCTGCTGTTCGCCTGGGCGCTGGTGATCCTCGCCTTCTTCATCCTCGCGGTCCAGGTCTTCGTCACCATCGTCGAGTTCAAGCTGACCGCGCTCTCCGGGTTCGTGCTGGTGCCGTTCGCGCTGTGGAACCGCACCAGCTTTCTTGCTGAGCGCGTGCTCGGCTCGGTGGTGAGCTCGGGCATCAAGGTGATGGTGCTCGCGGTCATCATCGGCATCGGCTCCAATTTCTTCGACGAGTTCACCACTGCCCTCCAGGGACGGGAGCCCGACATCGGTCAGGCGATGAGCCTGGTGCTCGCCGCGCTCACCCTGTTCGGCCTCGGCATCTTCGGCCCGTCGATCGCCTCCGGCCTGGTCGCCGGCGCGCCGCAGCTCGGCGCCGGCGCGGCGCTCGGGACCACGTTCGGCGCCGCCGGCGTGACCATGCTCGCCGGCGCGGGAACGATCGGCGCGGCGCGAGCGGTGGGCGGCGCGGCGGTCGGCGCCGTGCGCTCCGGGACCGCGATGGGTGCGGCCGCCTCGACCGCCTACACCCTCGGCAAGGAAACCGCCGCCGTGCCGAGCGTCGCCGCCGGTCTCGGCGGCATCGCCCGCGCTGCCGGCGGCGCGATCCGGCAGAAGGCGGGAAGCGCCTTCGGCATCGCCGATGCGGCTGAGGCCGGACGCGATACCGCCTGGGCGGCGATGGTCGGCACTAGCGGCAATGCCGAGCCGGCGCCCGCCGGCACCGCGGCCAGCGCTGCGCCGCCCTGGGCGCGCGCGATGACGCGCCGGCAGGACCTGCGCCACCACCGCCAGGTCGCGATCCACGCGCTCCAGCAGGGCGATCGCGGCGGCGCCTCCGCCACCCCGGACATCAAGGAGAAGGAGTCATGA
- the trbJ gene encoding P-type conjugative transfer protein TrbJ: MTSLARRTSRTMARRLGGALLGAAVLSGGLALTTRPAAAQMTVFDPRNYAQNLLTAARTLSQINNQVRSLQNEATMLLNQARNLSRVSFPELDALRQALEQVDQLMAEAQGVRFRVDGLDRQLRQLFPTDLNAALRTDEQVVAARGRLDIAMTAYRRTMGVQAQVVENVAADARMLEALVARSQGAEGGLQAQQTTNQLLALATKQQFQLQQLMSAQFRAQALELARRGQAEAEARAATKRFLGSGTAYTPQ; the protein is encoded by the coding sequence ATGACCTCGCTTGCCCGCCGCACCTCCAGGACAATGGCCCGCCGCCTCGGCGGCGCGCTGCTCGGCGCTGCCGTCCTGTCGGGCGGCCTCGCGCTCACCACCCGGCCCGCCGCCGCGCAGATGACCGTGTTCGATCCCAGGAACTATGCGCAGAACCTGCTCACCGCCGCGCGGACGCTCAGCCAGATCAACAACCAGGTCCGGTCGCTCCAGAATGAGGCGACGATGCTGCTCAATCAGGCGCGGAACCTCTCCCGGGTGAGCTTCCCCGAGCTCGATGCGCTGCGCCAGGCGCTCGAGCAGGTCGATCAGCTGATGGCCGAGGCGCAAGGCGTGCGCTTCCGCGTCGACGGCCTCGACCGGCAGCTGCGCCAGCTCTTCCCGACCGACCTCAATGCGGCGCTGCGTACCGACGAACAGGTGGTCGCCGCGCGGGGCCGCCTCGACATCGCGATGACTGCTTACCGCCGGACGATGGGTGTGCAGGCCCAGGTGGTCGAGAATGTCGCGGCCGACGCGCGCATGCTGGAAGCACTGGTCGCGCGCAGCCAGGGCGCGGAGGGTGGGCTCCAGGCGCAGCAGACCACCAACCAGCTGCTCGCGCTCGCCACCAAGCAGCAGTTCCAGCTCCAGCAGCTGATGTCCGCGCAGTTCCGCGCGCAGGCGCTTGAGCTGGCGCGGCGTGGCCAGGCGGAGGCCGAGGCGCGCGCGGCGACCAAGCGGTTCCTCGGCTCCGGCACGGCCTACACGCCCCAATAG
- the trbE gene encoding conjugal transfer protein TrbE, with protein MLALHEYRRRADRLADHLPWAALVADGVVLNKDGSFQRSFAFRGPDLESATEAELIAASARANNVLRRLGSGWAVFVEAERREALGYPRSDFPDPVSALVDAERRAAFEAESEHFESRYHLTLVWLPMPDRADAAGRSLVEHPDEAKGRDWRGALASFVAETDRTLDLLSSFMSEVRALTSAETLTYLHGAISPRRQAVAVPETPMYLDALLVDTPLTGGLEPMLGDMHLRTLTVLGFPNLSRPSILDALNEADFAYRWSTRFLALDKADATRVLTKIRRQWFNKRKSLAALVREVMYNQPAQLLDSDADNKVVDADQALQVLGADHVAFGYLTTTITVADRDRNRAEEKVRAVERIVGGLGFTSIRESVNAVEAWLSSLPGHVYANVRQPLVHTLNLAHLMPLSSMWAGPEHNAHLDGPPLLVAQTAGTTPFRLSTHVGDVGHMLVVGPTGAGKSVLLALIALQFRRYPGAQLYIFDKGCSARAAVLAMGGAHHALGLGADCGEGGIAFQPLRAIDNPAERSWAAEWVSALLAHEKVLVTPEIKAAVWSALTCLAPAPPEERTLTGLAMLLQSNALRVALTAYTLEGPYGRLLDAAEQGLALADIQCFETEALMNHEGVVAPVLTYLFHRLEERFDGRPTLLILDEAWKFLDHPLFAARIREWLKVLRKRNVAVLFATQSLADIADSSIAPAIIESCPQRLLLPNDRAIEPQMRAVYQRFGLNARQIELVARATPKRHYYLQSARGNRLFELGLGPVALALCGASDPRTQQRIDAILAEHGSQDFAAHFLAGAGLDWAAELLADLRNPSPRPEGELS; from the coding sequence ATGCTAGCGCTGCATGAATACCGCCGCCGCGCCGACCGGCTTGCCGATCATCTCCCTTGGGCGGCACTGGTCGCCGACGGCGTCGTCCTCAACAAGGACGGCAGCTTCCAGCGCAGCTTCGCCTTCCGCGGCCCTGACCTCGAAAGCGCAACCGAGGCCGAGCTGATCGCCGCGTCGGCCCGCGCCAACAATGTGCTGAGGCGCCTCGGCTCCGGTTGGGCGGTGTTCGTCGAGGCCGAGCGGCGCGAGGCGCTGGGTTATCCCCGATCCGACTTTCCCGATCCGGTCTCCGCGCTGGTCGATGCCGAACGCCGCGCCGCGTTCGAGGCCGAGAGCGAGCATTTCGAGAGCCGCTATCACCTGACGCTCGTCTGGCTGCCGATGCCCGACCGCGCCGATGCGGCAGGGCGGTCATTGGTCGAGCACCCCGACGAAGCGAAGGGACGCGACTGGCGCGGGGCGCTGGCGTCCTTCGTCGCGGAGACCGACCGCACCCTCGACCTGCTCTCCAGCTTCATGTCCGAGGTGCGTGCGCTCACCTCCGCCGAGACGCTGACCTACCTGCACGGGGCGATCTCGCCGCGCCGGCAGGCCGTCGCCGTGCCAGAGACGCCGATGTACCTCGACGCGTTGCTCGTCGACACGCCGCTGACCGGCGGCCTCGAGCCGATGCTGGGCGACATGCACCTACGCACGCTGACCGTGCTCGGGTTCCCCAACCTCAGCCGGCCGAGCATCCTCGACGCGCTCAACGAGGCGGACTTCGCCTATCGCTGGTCGACCCGCTTTCTCGCGCTCGACAAGGCCGACGCCACCAGGGTGCTGACGAAGATCCGGCGCCAGTGGTTCAACAAGCGCAAGTCGCTCGCCGCGCTCGTCCGCGAGGTCATGTACAACCAGCCGGCGCAGCTCCTCGACAGCGATGCCGACAACAAGGTGGTCGACGCCGACCAGGCGCTGCAGGTGCTCGGGGCCGATCACGTCGCGTTCGGCTATCTCACCACTACGATCACGGTCGCCGATCGCGATCGTAACCGCGCCGAGGAGAAGGTCCGCGCCGTCGAGCGGATCGTGGGCGGCCTCGGCTTCACGTCGATCCGCGAGAGCGTGAACGCGGTCGAGGCGTGGCTGTCGTCGCTTCCCGGCCACGTCTACGCCAACGTCCGCCAGCCGCTGGTCCACACGCTCAACCTCGCGCACCTGATGCCCTTGTCATCAATGTGGGCGGGTCCGGAGCACAATGCCCATCTCGACGGGCCGCCGCTCCTGGTCGCGCAGACCGCCGGCACCACGCCGTTCCGCCTCTCGACCCATGTCGGCGATGTCGGCCACATGCTGGTGGTCGGCCCGACCGGCGCGGGCAAGTCGGTGCTGCTGGCGTTGATCGCGCTCCAGTTCCGCCGCTATCCGGGCGCCCAGCTCTACATCTTCGACAAGGGCTGCTCGGCGCGGGCGGCGGTGCTGGCGATGGGCGGCGCGCACCACGCGCTCGGCCTCGGCGCCGACTGCGGGGAAGGGGGCATCGCCTTCCAGCCGCTGCGCGCGATCGATAACCCCGCCGAGCGCAGCTGGGCCGCCGAATGGGTGAGTGCGCTCCTCGCGCACGAGAAGGTCCTCGTCACGCCCGAGATCAAGGCCGCGGTCTGGTCGGCGCTGACCTGCCTCGCCCCGGCGCCGCCCGAGGAGCGGACGCTGACCGGCCTTGCCATGCTGCTCCAGTCGAACGCGCTCAGGGTCGCGCTCACCGCCTACACGCTCGAAGGTCCCTATGGTCGACTGCTCGACGCCGCCGAGCAGGGTCTCGCCCTCGCCGACATCCAGTGCTTCGAGACCGAGGCACTGATGAACCACGAAGGCGTGGTCGCGCCGGTCCTGACCTATCTGTTCCACCGGCTCGAGGAGCGGTTCGACGGCCGTCCGACCCTGCTCATCCTTGACGAGGCCTGGAAGTTCCTCGATCACCCGCTGTTCGCCGCGCGCATCCGCGAATGGCTGAAGGTGCTGCGCAAGCGCAATGTCGCGGTGCTGTTCGCCACGCAAAGCCTCGCCGACATCGCCGACAGCAGCATCGCGCCGGCGATCATCGAGAGCTGTCCGCAGCGCCTCCTGCTGCCCAACGACCGCGCGATCGAGCCGCAGATGCGGGCGGTCTATCAGCGGTTCGGCCTCAACGCCCGGCAAATCGAGCTGGTCGCCCGGGCGACTCCCAAGCGCCACTATTACCTCCAGTCCGCCCGCGGCAACCGGCTGTTCGAGCTCGGCCTCGGCCCCGTCGCGCTGGCGCTGTGCGGCGCGTCCGATCCCCGGACCCAGCAGCGCATCGATGCGATCCTCGCCGAGCACGGTTCGCAGGATTTTGCCGCCCACTTCCTCGCCGGCGCCGGCCTCGACTGGGCCGCCGAGCTGCTCGCCGATCTCCGCAACCCATCCCCCCGCCCCGAAGGAGAGCTGTCATGA
- a CDS encoding VirB3 family type IV secretion system protein, with translation MAGPDPVDGRHLDGFEVPIHNALSAPILLAGAPRGIAILNGTLAAALGLGLQQWLAGIAVWAIGHSLAVFTARRDPDFAPVLLRHLRQKSHLAC, from the coding sequence ATGGCGGGTCCCGATCCTGTCGACGGCCGGCACCTCGACGGGTTCGAGGTGCCAATCCACAACGCATTGAGCGCGCCGATCCTGCTCGCCGGGGCGCCGCGCGGCATCGCGATCCTGAACGGCACGCTCGCCGCCGCACTCGGGCTGGGGCTCCAGCAATGGCTCGCCGGGATCGCGGTCTGGGCGATCGGCCACAGCCTCGCCGTGTTCACCGCGCGCCGGGACCCCGACTTCGCGCCCGTCCTGCTGCGGCACCTTCGCCAGAAGAGCCACCTCGCATGCTAG
- a CDS encoding TrbC/VirB2 family protein has protein sequence MPGIVKSHPFASTALSSTLRIAVTGLVLAPAIAHASGSGMPWEEPLQQVLESVQGPVAKIVAVIIIITTGLTLAFGETAGGFRRLIQIVFGLSIAFAASSFFLSFFSFGGGALV, from the coding sequence ATGCCCGGAATCGTGAAATCGCATCCGTTCGCCTCGACTGCCCTCTCGTCGACGCTGCGCATCGCCGTGACCGGATTGGTCCTTGCGCCTGCCATCGCCCACGCCTCGGGGTCCGGCATGCCGTGGGAAGAACCGCTGCAGCAGGTCCTGGAATCCGTCCAGGGGCCGGTGGCCAAGATCGTCGCCGTGATCATCATTATCACGACCGGCCTGACCCTCGCGTTTGGTGAGACCGCCGGCGGCTTTAGGCGCCTCATCCAGATCGTGTTCGGCCTGTCGATCGCCTTCGCAGCCTCCAGTTTCTTCCTCTCCTTCTTCTCGTTCGGCGGCGGGGCGTTGGTCTGA
- the trbB gene encoding P-type conjugative transfer ATPase TrbB, which produces MSAGLSDDRRRAMLRTAMGPAIAAALSDARVLEVMVNPDGALRLDILGAGRVDTGARLDAAQVERIIRLVASHSRTEIHAGAPIVSAELPPHGGGAGERFEGILPPVSTAPCFSIRKPATRVYTLADYVADGIMSADVARLLSLAVVERRNILVAGGTSSGKTTLANALLAEMAHLDERVILIEDTRELQSPAADTVALRTRAGAVSMTDLVRSTLRLRPDRIIVGEVRGPEALDMLKAWNTGHPGGIATVHANSALAALYRIEQLVQEAVFTVPRRLIADAIDLVVFIAGRGTARRVESLARVAGLDPDGGYAVLDLTSPKNLIPGA; this is translated from the coding sequence ATGAGCGCCGGCCTTTCCGACGATCGCCGCCGCGCGATGCTGCGTACCGCCATGGGCCCGGCGATCGCCGCGGCGCTGTCCGATGCGCGTGTGCTCGAGGTGATGGTCAATCCCGACGGCGCGCTCCGCCTCGACATCCTCGGCGCAGGCCGCGTCGATACCGGCGCCCGGCTCGACGCCGCCCAGGTCGAACGTATCATCCGCCTCGTCGCCAGCCACTCGCGCACCGAGATCCATGCCGGCGCGCCGATCGTCTCCGCCGAGCTGCCGCCGCACGGCGGCGGGGCAGGGGAGCGGTTTGAAGGCATCCTGCCGCCGGTCTCGACGGCCCCGTGCTTCTCGATCCGCAAGCCCGCGACGCGGGTCTACACGCTTGCCGATTATGTCGCCGACGGGATCATGTCGGCGGACGTGGCGCGGCTACTCAGCCTCGCGGTCGTCGAGCGGCGCAACATCCTCGTCGCCGGCGGCACCAGCTCGGGCAAGACCACGCTCGCCAACGCGCTGCTCGCCGAGATGGCGCATCTCGACGAGCGCGTGATCCTGATCGAGGACACGCGCGAGCTGCAGTCGCCTGCGGCCGATACCGTGGCGCTGCGCACCCGCGCCGGCGCGGTGTCGATGACCGACCTCGTGCGCTCGACGCTCAGGCTCCGGCCCGACCGCATCATCGTCGGCGAGGTGCGTGGCCCCGAGGCGCTCGACATGCTGAAAGCCTGGAACACCGGCCACCCGGGCGGCATCGCCACCGTCCACGCCAACAGCGCGCTGGCCGCGCTCTATCGCATCGAGCAGCTCGTCCAGGAAGCCGTCTTCACCGTGCCGCGCCGGCTGATCGCCGATGCCATCGACCTCGTCGTCTTCATCGCCGGCCGCGGCACCGCGCGGCGCGTCGAAAGCCTCGCCCGCGTCGCCGGGCTCGATCCCGACGGCGGCTACGCGGTGCTCGACCTCACCTCTCCAAAGAACCTCATCCCAGGAGCCTGA
- a CDS encoding CopG family transcriptional regulator, with protein sequence MKVRQNLYIDRALADALEALAAGRAGNKSRIVNDALASWLARRATKEVDDLFKARLDRIAREIANARRDIDVLLESFSLFVRYQLTVTAPLPEADAAAMAVGRKRFEAFLGQVGRQIAAGTRTLAADAADEAIP encoded by the coding sequence ATGAAGGTGCGGCAGAACCTCTACATCGACCGCGCGCTCGCCGACGCGCTGGAAGCGCTCGCCGCCGGCCGGGCCGGCAACAAGTCGCGGATCGTCAACGACGCACTCGCCTCCTGGCTCGCGCGGCGCGCGACCAAGGAGGTCGACGACCTCTTCAAGGCGCGGCTCGACCGCATCGCGCGCGAGATCGCCAACGCCCGGCGCGATATCGACGTGCTGCTCGAAAGCTTCTCGCTGTTCGTGCGCTACCAGCTCACCGTCACCGCACCGCTGCCCGAGGCGGATGCCGCCGCGATGGCGGTCGGCAGGAAACGGTTCGAAGCCTTCCTCGGCCAGGTCGGCCGGCAGATCGCCGCCGGTACGCGCACGCTCGCGGCCGACGCCGCCGACGAGGCGATCCCATGA
- a CDS encoding conjugal transfer protein TraG, giving the protein MTPTKLLIGQILVVFGLVIGGVWAATQWAAAMLAYQPELGRPWTVVAGLPLYRPWAIFPWWYHFDAYAPHVFDKAGTLAGASGFLGCGAAIAGSVWRARQARHVTTYGSARWASDRDVRRAGLVEDAGVFLGSLRGRYLRHDGPEHVMCFAPTRSGKGVGLVVPTLLSWTGSAVIHDIKGENWTLTAGWRARFSHCLLFNPTDPRSARYNPLLEVRKGPNEVRDVQNIADILVDPEGALERRNHWEKTGHALLVGAILHVLYAEEEKTLARVATFLSDPQRPFASTLRHMMATNHLGDEKHPRVHPIVASAARELLNKSENERSGVLSTAMSFLSLYRDPTVAEVTSRCDWRIADLVGARQPVSLYLVVPPSDISRTKPLIRLVLNQIGRRLTERLDPAADGTRRHRLLMMLDEFPALGRLDFFETSLAFMAGCGVRAFLIAQSLNQIEKAYGEHNSILDNCHVRVAFATNDERTAKRISDALGTATEQRAMRNYAGHRLAPWLAHVMVSRQETARPLLTTGEVMQLPPTDELVLVSGYPPIRANKLRYFTDRNFTARVLAPPPLGDGRYADRPANRAHDWSAAPRRYDARLDRENEAPQEAVADGRELQRTPDLPADQPAKPAEPAPGREQEIAGDEDVAADKRAMDRAVSLSAIARGHAMNVGSGRDLMPGM; this is encoded by the coding sequence ATGACGCCAACCAAGCTGTTGATCGGGCAGATCCTCGTTGTCTTCGGACTCGTGATCGGCGGCGTGTGGGCGGCGACCCAGTGGGCGGCCGCGATGCTCGCCTACCAGCCCGAACTCGGCCGGCCCTGGACGGTCGTGGCAGGCCTCCCGCTCTACCGGCCCTGGGCGATCTTCCCCTGGTGGTATCACTTCGATGCCTATGCGCCGCACGTCTTCGACAAGGCGGGGACGCTGGCCGGCGCGAGCGGTTTCCTCGGCTGCGGGGCGGCGATCGCCGGATCGGTGTGGCGCGCACGCCAGGCGCGGCACGTCACGACCTATGGATCGGCACGCTGGGCGAGCGATCGCGACGTGCGGCGTGCCGGCCTGGTTGAAGACGCCGGCGTGTTCCTGGGGAGCCTGCGCGGCCGCTACCTCCGCCACGACGGCCCCGAGCATGTCATGTGCTTTGCCCCGACCCGCTCGGGCAAGGGCGTCGGCCTCGTCGTGCCGACCTTGCTGTCCTGGACCGGCTCGGCCGTCATCCACGACATCAAGGGGGAGAACTGGACGCTGACCGCCGGCTGGCGTGCGCGCTTCTCGCATTGCCTGCTGTTCAATCCCACCGACCCGCGCTCGGCCCGCTACAATCCGCTCCTCGAGGTGCGCAAAGGCCCCAACGAGGTCCGCGACGTCCAGAACATCGCCGACATCCTCGTCGATCCCGAAGGCGCGCTCGAGCGGCGCAACCATTGGGAAAAGACCGGCCACGCCCTGCTGGTCGGCGCCATCCTCCACGTCCTCTACGCCGAGGAGGAGAAGACCCTCGCCCGCGTTGCGACCTTCCTCTCCGATCCGCAGCGGCCGTTCGCCTCGACGCTCCGCCACATGATGGCGACCAATCATCTCGGCGATGAAAAGCATCCCCGCGTCCACCCCATCGTCGCCTCCGCCGCGCGCGAGCTCCTCAACAAGAGCGAGAACGAGCGCTCGGGCGTGCTGTCGACCGCCATGTCGTTCCTGTCGCTCTATCGCGATCCGACCGTGGCCGAGGTCACCTCGCGCTGCGACTGGCGCATCGCCGATCTCGTCGGAGCCAGGCAGCCTGTCTCGCTCTACCTCGTCGTGCCGCCCTCCGACATCAGCCGGACCAAGCCGCTCATCCGCTTGGTGCTCAACCAGATCGGCCGGCGCCTCACCGAGCGGCTCGACCCCGCCGCCGACGGCACGCGCCGGCACCGGCTGCTGATGATGCTCGACGAGTTCCCGGCGCTCGGGCGGCTCGACTTCTTCGAGACCAGCCTCGCGTTCATGGCCGGCTGCGGCGTGCGCGCCTTCCTGATCGCCCAGAGCCTCAACCAGATCGAGAAGGCCTATGGCGAGCACAATTCGATCCTCGACAATTGCCATGTCCGCGTCGCGTTCGCGACCAACGACGAGCGCACCGCCAAGCGCATCTCCGACGCGCTCGGCACCGCAACCGAGCAGCGGGCGATGCGCAACTACGCCGGGCACCGGCTCGCGCCGTGGCTCGCCCATGTCATGGTCAGCCGGCAGGAGACCGCTCGGCCGCTGTTGACCACCGGCGAGGTGATGCAGCTGCCGCCGACCGACGAGCTCGTGCTGGTCTCGGGCTACCCGCCGATCCGGGCGAACAAGCTGCGCTACTTCACCGACCGCAACTTCACCGCGCGCGTACTCGCGCCGCCGCCGCTTGGCGATGGCCGCTATGCCGATCGTCCGGCGAACCGCGCCCATGACTGGTCGGCGGCGCCGCGGCGCTACGACGCGCGCCTCGACCGTGAGAACGAGGCGCCCCAGGAGGCGGTCGCCGACGGCCGCGAGCTGCAGCGGACGCCCGACCTTCCGGCGGACCAGCCTGCCAAACCCGCCGAGCCCGCCCCCGGCCGCGAGCAGGAGATCGCCGGTGACGAGGATGTCGCCGCCGACAAGCGCGCGATGGACCGGGCGGTCAGCCTCAGCGCCATCGCCCGCGGCCATGCGATGAACGTCGGCAGCGGGCGCGACCTGATGCCGGGGATGTGA
- a CDS encoding GlxA family transcriptional regulator, with protein MPAVKVALVIHRGVQALDVAGPVDVFAEANAFVAEGERYETLLVGPDRSPLRASNSMQLVPDLGFDEASGPYDLVLVAGGPSLPYADPDPAMVAWLRSVPSRTAIYGSICTGAFALGHAGLLDGRRVTTHWQIAARLAACFPAAQVEPDRIYVSDGALITSAGVTAGIDLALALVREHHGAAIAVAVAKRLVVLAQRQGGQSQFSAYLSAPADPQSPIARMQTWIMENIGRRHTLQSLSDMVGMSTRNLARQFVRETGITPHEYVERARIDAARMLLEGTPLPLKTIAIDCGFGSADRMRLVFVDRLGVTPAQYRSSFQHVPAPAVGAS; from the coding sequence ATGCCCGCGGTGAAAGTGGCGCTGGTCATCCACCGCGGCGTCCAGGCGCTGGACGTTGCCGGGCCCGTCGACGTGTTTGCGGAGGCGAACGCCTTTGTCGCCGAGGGTGAGCGTTACGAGACATTGCTCGTGGGGCCGGATCGTTCGCCCCTGCGCGCCTCTAATAGCATGCAGCTGGTGCCCGACCTCGGCTTCGACGAAGCGTCGGGTCCGTACGACCTCGTGCTGGTCGCGGGAGGACCGAGCCTGCCTTACGCCGATCCCGATCCCGCCATGGTCGCATGGCTTCGATCCGTGCCTTCGCGAACCGCGATCTACGGCTCGATTTGCACGGGTGCGTTTGCGCTGGGACATGCAGGGCTGCTGGACGGGCGGCGCGTCACTACCCATTGGCAGATCGCAGCTAGGCTCGCCGCCTGCTTCCCTGCGGCGCAGGTCGAGCCCGACAGGATCTATGTCTCGGACGGCGCGCTGATCACCTCGGCGGGCGTAACGGCAGGCATCGATCTCGCGCTCGCCCTGGTACGCGAGCACCACGGAGCTGCCATTGCCGTGGCAGTGGCGAAGCGGCTGGTCGTCCTTGCCCAGCGGCAGGGCGGACAGTCTCAGTTCAGCGCCTACCTCTCTGCTCCGGCTGACCCCCAATCGCCGATTGCCAGAATGCAGACGTGGATAATGGAGAATATCGGCCGCCGTCACACGCTGCAGTCGCTGTCCGATATGGTCGGGATGAGCACGCGTAACCTGGCACGCCAATTCGTTCGGGAAACCGGAATCACGCCACATGAATATGTCGAACGCGCCCGCATCGACGCGGCACGTATGCTGCTCGAAGGCACGCCTCTGCCGTTGAAGACCATCGCGATTGATTGCGGATTCGGTTCGGCGGACCGGATGCGCCTGGTCTTCGTCGACCGCCTCGGCGTCACTCCTGCCCAGTACCGGAGCAGTTTCCAGCACGTTCCTGCACCGGCTGTGGGGGCAAGCTAG
- a CDS encoding HD domain-containing protein: protein MRARSRHGGFVQNEFEIDGAIAGIRIPDSAIARAATQLVRETEDDLLFHHSRRVFFWGALTGERKALKYDAELLYLGAMFHDMGLTPAYASPDLRFEVDGANAARDFMRGYGVTERDVEDVWTAIALHTTPGIPEHMRPTVALVTAGVEMDVLGIAYHDFTQQQRDQVCACHPREANFKENIIAHFADGIAPKPLTTFGNVKADVLALKDPSYVRQNFCALILGSSWPN, encoded by the coding sequence TTGCGCGCACGCTCGCGCCACGGAGGTTTTGTGCAAAACGAATTTGAGATCGACGGTGCGATCGCTGGAATTCGGATTCCCGACAGCGCGATCGCTCGCGCTGCCACGCAGCTCGTGCGCGAAACCGAGGATGATCTGCTGTTTCATCATAGCCGCCGCGTGTTCTTCTGGGGTGCGCTCACCGGCGAGCGCAAGGCGCTGAAATATGACGCCGAGCTTCTGTATCTCGGCGCCATGTTCCACGACATGGGACTGACGCCGGCTTATGCGAGCCCCGATCTCCGCTTCGAAGTCGATGGTGCAAACGCCGCCCGCGACTTCATGCGGGGCTATGGCGTGACCGAGCGGGACGTCGAGGACGTCTGGACGGCTATCGCCCTTCACACCACTCCCGGCATTCCAGAGCATATGCGCCCCACTGTCGCGCTCGTGACCGCCGGCGTCGAGATGGACGTGCTCGGCATCGCCTATCACGATTTCACTCAGCAGCAGCGCGATCAAGTCTGCGCCTGTCATCCGCGCGAGGCCAATTTCAAGGAGAACATCATCGCGCATTTCGCCGATGGCATCGCGCCCAAGCCGCTCACGACCTTCGGTAACGTCAAGGCCGACGTGCTTGCGCTCAAGGACCCAAGCTATGTCCGCCAGAATTTCTGCGCGCTGATCCTGGGTTCGAGCTGGCCAAATTGA